AGTGGCTGAACTTCGACGCCCTCAACCTCGGCCCCGACCATCCGGCGCGGACCATGCAGGACACCTTCTGGACCGAGCCCGCCTCCGACCACCTCGTGCTGCGGACCCACACCTCGCCGGTGCAGGCCCGCACGATGCTGAGCCGTACCCCGCCGATCTACGTGATCTGCCCCGGGCGGGTCTTCCGCACCGACGAGTACGACGCCACCCACTCGCCGATGTTCCACCAGGTCGAGGGGCTCGTGGTCGACGAGGGCATCACCATGGCCCATCTCAAGGGCACCCTCGACCACTTCGCCGAGCAGCTGTTCGGTGACGGGATCACCACCCGCTTCCGCCCGTCGTACTTCCCGTTCACCGAGCCGTCGGCCGAGGTCGACCTGGTCTGCTTCGTGTGCCGCGGCGTGGCCCCGACGGTGGACTCGTGCCGCACCTGCAAGGGCGAGGGCTGGATCGAGTGGGGCGGCTGCGGGGTGGTCAACCCGCGGGTGCTGGCGGCATGCGGCATCGACTCCAAGCGCTACCGCGGCTTCGCGTTCGGGATGGGGATCGACCGGTCCCTGATGTTCCGCACCGGCGCGGAGGACCTGCGGGCGCTGTTCGAGGGCGACGTGCGCTTCAGCGCGGCCTTCGGGACGGAGTGGTGAGATGAGGACCCCCGTCTCCTGGATCCGTGAGTACGTCGACCTGCCCACCGGTCTCGCCACCGAGGACCTCGCTCGCAGGCTGACCGCGCTGGGCCTCAAGCTCGAGGCCATCGAGCGACCGGGCGCCGACATCCGGGGGCCGCTGGTGCTCGGCCGGGTGCTGACCCTCGAGCCCGAGCCGCAGAAGAACGGCAAGACCATCAACTGGTGCACCGTCGACGTCGGTGCCGCGAACGGCACCGGCGAACCGCAGGGCATCGTCTGCGGTGCGCACAACTTCGCGGTCGGTGACCTGGTGGTCGTGATCCTGCCCGGGGGCGTCCTGCCGGGCGACTTCGCGATCTCGGCGCGCAAGACCTACGGCCACGTCTCCGCGGGGATGATCTGCTCGATGGCCGAGCTCGACCTCGGCGACGACCACGACGGCATCATCGTGCTGCCCGCGGACGCGGGAGACCCCGGAGACGACGCCCGGCCGGCCCTCGGTCTGGACGAGGAGGTCATCGAGTTCGAGATCAACCCCGACCGGGCCTACGCGCTGTCCCTGCGCGGCGTCGCCCGCGAGGCCGCGCTCGGCTTCGACGCGACGTACACCGACCCGGCGCTGCGCGACGTACCCCTCGCCAACGACCAGGGGCAGCCGGTCGTGGTCGAGGACCCCGTCGGCTGCCCGGTGTTCGTGGCCCGCACGGTGACCGGCTTCGACCCCGCGGCGCCGACACCGGAGTGGCTGGCCACGCGGGTACGGCTGGCCGGGATGCGGCCGATCTCGCTGGCCGTGGACGTCACCAACTACGTGATGCTCGAGCTCGGCCGCCCGATCCACGGCTACGACGGCGACAAGCTCCGGGGGCCGCTCGTGGTCCGGCGGGCCCGCGAGGGCGAGCGCTTGACCACCCTGGACGGCACCGACCGCGTCCTGTCCGGCGAGGACCTCGTGGTCGCCGACGACTCCGGGGTGATCGGGCTCGGCGGCGTGATGGGCGGCGCGGACACCGAGATGTCGGAGACCACCACCACCGTGGTGATCGAGGCCGCGCACTGGGAGCCGGTCGCGATGTTCCGCACCGGCAAGCGGCACCGCCTCACCTCCGAGGCCGGCAAGCGCAACGAGCGCGGTGTCGACCCCACGATCTGCGAGGCCGCGGCCGACCGGGTGGCCGAGCTGCTGACGACGTACGGCGGCGGGGTCGTCGACCCGGGCGTCACCGTGGTCGGCACGCCACCCTCGCAGCCGACGATCACCGTGTCGCGCGAGCTGCCCGGACAGGTCGCCGGGCTGCCGATCGACGGTGGCCGGGTCGTCTCCTGCCTGCGGGCGATCGGCGCCGAGGTCGACGAGGCTGCCGAGCTGCTCACCGTGGTCCCGCCGCCGTGGCGTCCGGACCTGACCGACCCCTACGACCTGGTCGAGGAGGTCGTGCGCCTCGTCGGCTACGACCAGGTGCCCTCGGTGCTGCCGACGCCTCCGGGCGGCCGCGGGCTGACCCGCGAGCAGCGGCTGCGACGCCGGATCGGTCGCACCCTGGCCCGGCTGGGCTGCGTCGAGGTCGTCACGTTCCCGTTCCTGGGCGACGACACGTTCGCCGCGCTCGGGCTGCCCGACGACGACCCGCGGCGGCACGCCGTACGCCTGGCCAACCCGATCTCGGCCGAGAAGCCGTTCTTCGCCACCACCCTGCTGCCCGGTGTGCTCGATGCCGCGGCCCGCAACCTCGGTCGAGGTGCGGCCGGGGTGTCGCTGTTCGAGACCGGTACGGTGGCCTTCCCGGTCGACCGCGGCCCGGCGCCGGTGTACGGCGTGGACTGGCGCCCGAGCGAGGCCGAGCTCGGCAAGCTCTTCGAGGCGATCCCCGAGCAGCCGCTGCACCTGGTCGCCGTGCTCTCCGGCGAGCTCGAGCCGCAGGGCTGGTGGGGGCCGAGCCGCCTCGCCGACTGGTCGGACGCGATCGAGATCGTCCGGTCGCTGGCCGCCGAGCTCGGTGTCAGCGTCCTGGTGGAGCCGGCGACCCGGATGCCGTGGCATCCCAGCCGCTGCGCCCGGGTGACGGTCGGCGACGGCGAGCTGGGGCACGCCGGGGAGCTGCACCCGCGGGTCTGCCAGGCCTACGGCCTGCCCCGTGGCACCGCCGCCCTCGAGATCGACCTCGACCTGCTGATCCGGCACGCCGTCGACACCCCGCGGGCCCCGTCGTTCTCCAGCCAGCCCCTCGCCAAGGAGGACGTCGCCCTCGTCGTCGACGCCGACGTCGCGGCCTCCGACGTCGAGGCGGCACTTCGCGAGGGGGCCGGCGACCTGCTCGAGTCGGTCCGGCTGTTCGACGTCTACACCGGCTCCCAGGTCCCGCCCGGGCGCAAGTCGCTGGCCTTCCACCTGCACTTCCGGGCCCCCGACCGCACCCTGACGGAGGCCGAGACCGGTGCCGCCCGCGACGCCGCGGTCGCGGCCGCCGCCGCCGCGGTCGGCGCCATCCAACGCTGAGTCGGCGCAAACAGGCACCAGATCACCGCCGAGTCGGCGCAAACGGACACGAGATCACCGCCGAGTCGGTGCACAGAGGCACCGTCACCCGTCGAGTCGGCACGACGATGCACGAACAACCCCGGCGACGACCTCGACCCCGGCCGGGTAGTTTCGGTCCGTGACCGATCTCGCCCCGCTGACCCTGCCCGCCGTCGACGCCGGGACGGAGGCGTGGTCGGCCTGGCTGACCGCCCGCACCACCGATCAGCTCGACGCCGCCCGCGCCCTGGTCGCGGACCTGAAGTCCCAGCGACCGCGCGAGGCTGCGGTGCTGCTCGAGCGATGGAACGACGTCAACCTCGCACTCGGCAACGCGTTCGCGGCGGCCGGGCTCCTCCAGCAGGTGCATCCCGACGAGGCGATCCGCGACCAGGCCGAGAGCGCCGAGACCGAGGCCCACCGCCTGCTGACCGATCTCTCGCTCGACCGCGAGGTCTACGACCTGATGGTGGTCGACAACGCGGAGCAGCGCACGTCAGGGCTGGACGACGACGCCGAGCGGGTGCGCAACTTCGCGCTGCGCGACTTCCGTCGCGCCGGTGTCGACCGCGACGAGGCGACCAGGGACCGGGTCCGCGCGATCAACGAGCGGGAGACCGAGCTCGGGCAGGTCTTCGGCCGGCACATCCGCGACGACGCCACGACGGTCCGGGTCCGCCCCGAGCAGTTGGCGGGGCTCCCGGAGGACTGGGTCGAGGCCCACCCGGCCGGCGACGACGGTCTGGTCGAGCTCAGCCTGGAGTACCCCGACGTCGTACCGATGCTCACCTTCGCCACCGACCGCGACGCCCGCGTCGCCGTAGCCTCCGCCTTCAGCAACCGGGCCTGGCCCGCCAACGACGACGTGCTGGTCGAGCTGATGGCCCTGCGCCAGGAGCACGCCGGACTCCTGGGGTACGACGGGTGGCCGGCGTACGACGCCGAGGTCAAGATGATCGAGACCGGCGACGCCATCGCCTCGTTCATCGACAAGATCAGCAAGGCCGCCGAGGCCTCCGCGCTGCGCGACCGCGACATCCTGCTCGAGCGCCTCCGGCAGGACCGCCCGGACGCCGAGGCGCTCGACGCCGCGGACACCCGCTACTACACCGAGCTGATCAAGCGCGAGCGCCACAGCGTCGACGCCCAGGAGGTGCGGCGCTACTTCTCCTTCGACCGGGTCCGCCAAGGCCTGCTCGACGTGACCGGACGGCTCTTCGGGCTCGGCTACGAGAAGGTCGACGTGCCGGTCTGGCACGACGACGTCACGGCGTACGACGTGTCCCTGGCCGGGGCGCGGATCGGCCGGATCTACCTCGATCTCCACCCCCGCGCCAACAAGTTCAACCACGCGGCGCAGTTCACGCTGACCGACGGCGTGACCGACCGCCAGCTCCCCGAAGGCGTGCTGGTGTGCAACTTCCCGCGCGGGCTGATGGACCACGACGACGTGGTGACGCTGTTCCACGAGTTCGGGCACCTGGTCCACCACGTGCTCGGTGGGCACCAGCGCTGGGCGCGCTTCGCCGGCGTCGCGACCGAGTGGGACTTCGTCGAGGCTCCCTCGCAGCTGCTCGAGGAGTGGGCCTGGGACGCCCGCGTGCTCGCTGACTTCGCCACCGACGACCAGGGCGAGCCGATCCCGGCCGACCTCGTCGCCCGGATGCGGCAGGCAGAGGACTTCGGCAAGGGCCTGCACGCACGCACCCAGATGTTCTACGCCGCGCTGTCCTACCGCATCCACCAGGACCCTCCCGCGGACGGTGCGGCGATCGAGGCGCTGTCGCGCCGGCTGCAGGCCGACTACTCGATGATCACCCCGCTGCCCGACACTCATTTCCATGCTGCGTTCGGTCACCTCGACGGCTACTCGTCGGGCTACTACACCTACATGTGGTCGCTGGTGATCGCCAAGGACCTGTTCTCGCAGTTCGACCGCGACGACCTCTACGACGCCGAGATCGCGGCGCGCTACCGCGACCGGGTGCTCGCCCAGGGTGGCCGTAAGGACGCGGCCGACCTGGTCGAGGACTTCCTCGGGCGGCCGTTCGGGTTCGAGGCGTTCGCGACCTGGCTCGAGGAGTAGTCCGCGACCGGCTGGTCGAGCCCCGGTGACGCCCGTGCCGACCGGGCGGCGTCCGACTAGTTGATCGGCTGGTGGACGACCGCCCGGAACCGGTCGACGATGCCCAGGTCGCCGGCGAGGTGGATGTCGGCTCCGTCGGCCCGCCGCCAGAGCCGTGCGTCGAGCGCCTCCGCCGTGCCGCTGATCACGGCGTCCGGCTCGACCCCCGGGTCGGTCACGACGTGGAGGTCGTCCTCGTCGTGCGCGATGCCCTCGGGGTCGGTGCCGTGGAAACGGCCGAGCTGGACCCACACGCTGTCACCGGTGTCGGTCAGGTCCACCCGCACGTAGTGGGGGAGCCCGGAGAACTCTCCCCAGGGCGGGCAACCGCCGTACATCACGTCGAGCACCTCGTCGACCCCGTCGGCGGCCAGGTCGGCCGGGAACGGCGTGACGGTGTGTGCGGTCAGCTCCGCGTCGCGTCGGTGGATCAGCGCCTCGTGCGCCTGGCGGCGGAAGATGAAGGCGACGTTCTTGTGATCGGGGTGCCAGGTCCAGGCGGCCTCCGAGGGGTCGGCGTCGGCGAGCGCGCCCACCAGCGCGGCGTACTGCTCGTCGTAGAACGACAGGAGCGCAGCGTGGTCGGCGGGCCGCTCGGGCTCGGGGTACTCGTCGGGTCCCTGGGGCCGGTGCTGCACCATCCAGGTCCACCAGTGCTGGACCTCGCCGAGGTGCCACAGCAGGTCGTCGGCGCGCCACTCGGGGCAGCTCGGCACGGGGGCCGCGGGGTCGCAGTCGGCCAGGGTGTCGCGGAACTTCCGCGACTCTGCCTCGATGTGCTGGAGGTACGTCGTGTGGTCGAGACGGGTCATCCCCCGAACCTAGCGAGCCCCACCGACCAGCGCATCCGGCGACCACAACGAGCATGAACATGCACTGTCATGTATGCTCATACATATGGATGCTCAGATCCGGGTCGCCGTCGCCGGCGCCAGCGGCTACGCGGGCGGGGAGGTGCTGCGCCTCCTGCTCCAGCACCCCCTGGTCGAGATCGGGGCCGTGACCGCCGGCGGCAACGCGGGCGAGACCCTGGGCCCGCTCCAGCCGCACCTGACCCCCCTCGGGGACCGGGTGCTCGCACCGACCACGGCCGCGGTGCTGGCCGGCCACGACGTGGTCTTCCTGGCGCTCCCGCACGGGCAGTCGGCTGCGCTGGCGGAGTCGCTGCCCGAGGACGTGCTGGTCGTGGACTGCGGAGCCGACTTCCGGCTCGAGGACGCCGCCCGCTGGGAGCAGTTCTACGGCGGCGCCCACGCCGGCACCTGGCCCTACGGCCTCCCCGAGCTGCCGGGCCAGCGCGAACAGCTGCGCGCGACCCGCCGGATCGCCGTACCGGGGTGCTATCCCACGGTCTCCACCCTGGCCCTCGCCCCCGCCGTCGCGGCCGGACTGGTCACCCCCGACGTCGTGGTGGTCGCAGCGTCCGGCACCAGCGGGGCCGGCAAGGCGGCCAAGCCTCACCTGCTCGGGAGCGAGGTGATGGGCAACGCGTCGGCGTACGGCGTCGGCGGCGGGCACCGGCACACGCCCGAGATCGTCCAGAACCTCGGCCATCTGACCGACGCCACCGTCACGGTCAGCTTCACCCCGCTGCTGGTGCCGATGCCGCGGGGGATCCTGGCGACCTGCTCCGCGCCGCTGGCCGCGGGCACGTCGTACGACGAGGTGCGCGAGACCTACCTGAAGGCCTACGCCGCCGAGCCGTTCGTGACCGTGCTCCCCGAGGGGCAGTGGCCGCAGACCAAGGCGGTGCACGGGAGCAACGCCTGCCACCTCCAGGTGACCGTGGACACCGCCGCCGGTCGCCTGGTCGCCGTCGGTGCGATCGACAACCTGGCCAAGGGCACGGCCGGGGGAGCGATCCAGTCGATGAACCTCGCTCTCGGTCTCGACGAGACCCTCGGCCTGACCACCGTGGGGGTGGCGCCGTGAGCGTCACCGCCCCCCAGGGCTTCCGGGCCGCCGGCGTGGCCGCCGGGCTGAAGAGCACCGGCGCCCGGGACGTCGCCCTGGTCGTCAACGACGGACCGTCGTACGCCTCGGCGAGCGTCTTCACTGCCAACCGCTGCCTGGCCAACCCTGTGCTGTGGAGCCGGGAGGTCGTCAAGGACGGCGTCGTCCGGGCGGTCGTCCTCAACTCCGGCGGCGCCAACTGCTACACCGGCCCCGACGGCTTCGCCACCACCCATGCGGTCGCCGAGCAGGTCGCCGGGCACCTCGGCATCGGCGCGATCGACGTCGTCGTCTGCTCGACCGGCCTGATCGGCCTGTCCAACGACCGGGCGCAGGTCCTGGCCGGCGTCGACCAGGCGTACGGCGCGCTTGGCCCGGGCAGCGGGGGGGACGACGCAGCCCGCGCGATCATGACCACCGACTCGGTGCCCAAGCAGGTGGTCGTCGAGGGCGCCGGCTGGAGCGTCGCCGGGATGGCCAAGGGTGCCGGGATGCTCGCTCCGCAGCTGGCCACCATGCTCGTCGTGCTGACCACCGACGCCGAGGTCCCGGCAGCCGACCTCGACACCGCGCTCCGCGCCGCCACCCGGGTCAGCTTCGACCGGCTCGACTCCGACGGCTGCATGTCGACCAACGACACGGTCACGCTGATGGCCAGCGGCGCCAGCGGCATCGCCCCGACGCTGCCGGACTTCACCGAGGCGCTCACCCGCGCCTGCACCGACCTCGCGATGCAGCTGCTGGCCGACGCCGAGGGGGCCGACCACGAGATCGCGATCACCGTGCT
This genomic window from Nocardioides cynanchi contains:
- the pheT gene encoding phenylalanine--tRNA ligase subunit beta; protein product: MRTPVSWIREYVDLPTGLATEDLARRLTALGLKLEAIERPGADIRGPLVLGRVLTLEPEPQKNGKTINWCTVDVGAANGTGEPQGIVCGAHNFAVGDLVVVILPGGVLPGDFAISARKTYGHVSAGMICSMAELDLGDDHDGIIVLPADAGDPGDDARPALGLDEEVIEFEINPDRAYALSLRGVAREAALGFDATYTDPALRDVPLANDQGQPVVVEDPVGCPVFVARTVTGFDPAAPTPEWLATRVRLAGMRPISLAVDVTNYVMLELGRPIHGYDGDKLRGPLVVRRAREGERLTTLDGTDRVLSGEDLVVADDSGVIGLGGVMGGADTEMSETTTTVVIEAAHWEPVAMFRTGKRHRLTSEAGKRNERGVDPTICEAAADRVAELLTTYGGGVVDPGVTVVGTPPSQPTITVSRELPGQVAGLPIDGGRVVSCLRAIGAEVDEAAELLTVVPPPWRPDLTDPYDLVEEVVRLVGYDQVPSVLPTPPGGRGLTREQRLRRRIGRTLARLGCVEVVTFPFLGDDTFAALGLPDDDPRRHAVRLANPISAEKPFFATTLLPGVLDAAARNLGRGAAGVSLFETGTVAFPVDRGPAPVYGVDWRPSEAELGKLFEAIPEQPLHLVAVLSGELEPQGWWGPSRLADWSDAIEIVRSLAAELGVSVLVEPATRMPWHPSRCARVTVGDGELGHAGELHPRVCQAYGLPRGTAALEIDLDLLIRHAVDTPRAPSFSSQPLAKEDVALVVDADVAASDVEAALREGAGDLLESVRLFDVYTGSQVPPGRKSLAFHLHFRAPDRTLTEAETGAARDAAVAAAAAAVGAIQR
- a CDS encoding maleylpyruvate isomerase family mycothiol-dependent enzyme, producing the protein MTRLDHTTYLQHIEAESRKFRDTLADCDPAAPVPSCPEWRADDLLWHLGEVQHWWTWMVQHRPQGPDEYPEPERPADHAALLSFYDEQYAALVGALADADPSEAAWTWHPDHKNVAFIFRRQAHEALIHRRDAELTAHTVTPFPADLAADGVDEVLDVMYGGCPPWGEFSGLPHYVRVDLTDTGDSVWVQLGRFHGTDPEGIAHDEDDLHVVTDPGVEPDAVISGTAEALDARLWRRADGADIHLAGDLGIVDRFRAVVHQPIN
- a CDS encoding M3 family metallopeptidase — encoded protein: MTDLAPLTLPAVDAGTEAWSAWLTARTTDQLDAARALVADLKSQRPREAAVLLERWNDVNLALGNAFAAAGLLQQVHPDEAIRDQAESAETEAHRLLTDLSLDREVYDLMVVDNAEQRTSGLDDDAERVRNFALRDFRRAGVDRDEATRDRVRAINERETELGQVFGRHIRDDATTVRVRPEQLAGLPEDWVEAHPAGDDGLVELSLEYPDVVPMLTFATDRDARVAVASAFSNRAWPANDDVLVELMALRQEHAGLLGYDGWPAYDAEVKMIETGDAIASFIDKISKAAEASALRDRDILLERLRQDRPDAEALDAADTRYYTELIKRERHSVDAQEVRRYFSFDRVRQGLLDVTGRLFGLGYEKVDVPVWHDDVTAYDVSLAGARIGRIYLDLHPRANKFNHAAQFTLTDGVTDRQLPEGVLVCNFPRGLMDHDDVVTLFHEFGHLVHHVLGGHQRWARFAGVATEWDFVEAPSQLLEEWAWDARVLADFATDDQGEPIPADLVARMRQAEDFGKGLHARTQMFYAALSYRIHQDPPADGAAIEALSRRLQADYSMITPLPDTHFHAAFGHLDGYSSGYYTYMWSLVIAKDLFSQFDRDDLYDAEIAARYRDRVLAQGGRKDAADLVEDFLGRPFGFEAFATWLEE
- the argJ gene encoding bifunctional glutamate N-acetyltransferase/amino-acid acetyltransferase ArgJ, yielding MSVTAPQGFRAAGVAAGLKSTGARDVALVVNDGPSYASASVFTANRCLANPVLWSREVVKDGVVRAVVLNSGGANCYTGPDGFATTHAVAEQVAGHLGIGAIDVVVCSTGLIGLSNDRAQVLAGVDQAYGALGPGSGGDDAARAIMTTDSVPKQVVVEGAGWSVAGMAKGAGMLAPQLATMLVVLTTDAEVPAADLDTALRAATRVSFDRLDSDGCMSTNDTVTLMASGASGIAPTLPDFTEALTRACTDLAMQLLADAEGADHEIAITVLHAATEDDAVEVARSIARSNLFKAAVFGNDPNWGRVLASIGTTRAAFDPADLDVAMNGVWVCRQSAPAADPATVDLAPREVTVTVDLKSGDARATVWTNDLTHAYVHENSAYSS
- the pheS gene encoding phenylalanine--tRNA ligase subunit alpha, producing the protein MSGPNTEYDPVEVTPLGAEQVAAMRDEALAAIAAAPDLAGLKQTRLDHAGDRSPLALANREIGALPPQARKEAGQRVGQARAAVTQALTERTAVLEVAAEERMLVEETVDVTLPTARRPRGSRHPITLMSDYIADLFVALGWEVAEGPVLEAEWLNFDALNLGPDHPARTMQDTFWTEPASDHLVLRTHTSPVQARTMLSRTPPIYVICPGRVFRTDEYDATHSPMFHQVEGLVVDEGITMAHLKGTLDHFAEQLFGDGITTRFRPSYFPFTEPSAEVDLVCFVCRGVAPTVDSCRTCKGEGWIEWGGCGVVNPRVLAACGIDSKRYRGFAFGMGIDRSLMFRTGAEDLRALFEGDVRFSAAFGTEW
- the argC gene encoding N-acetyl-gamma-glutamyl-phosphate reductase yields the protein MDAQIRVAVAGASGYAGGEVLRLLLQHPLVEIGAVTAGGNAGETLGPLQPHLTPLGDRVLAPTTAAVLAGHDVVFLALPHGQSAALAESLPEDVLVVDCGADFRLEDAARWEQFYGGAHAGTWPYGLPELPGQREQLRATRRIAVPGCYPTVSTLALAPAVAAGLVTPDVVVVAASGTSGAGKAAKPHLLGSEVMGNASAYGVGGGHRHTPEIVQNLGHLTDATVTVSFTPLLVPMPRGILATCSAPLAAGTSYDEVRETYLKAYAAEPFVTVLPEGQWPQTKAVHGSNACHLQVTVDTAAGRLVAVGAIDNLAKGTAGGAIQSMNLALGLDETLGLTTVGVAP